A genomic window from Nicotiana sylvestris chromosome 11, ASM39365v2, whole genome shotgun sequence includes:
- the LOC104222093 gene encoding enoyl-[acyl-carrier-protein] reductase, mitochondrial-like produces MSPPSTAVVYDHHGPPDTVTRLTEIPPVKITENDVCVRMLAAPINPADINKIEGVYPDRSPLPTVGGGEGVGIVHSVGSAVKALSPGDLVIRFPYIQGSWQTYIVQEQSMWHKIDKSTPIEYAATVSVNPVSALRMLDEFVTLKPGDSIVQNGATSITGQCIIQLARLRGIHSINIIRDKPGSDEVKERLMKLGADKVFTEKELDVKRVKNLLGDISEPILGLNCVGGNAATLVVKFLKQGGTMVTYGGMSKEPVTVSTSYFIFKDITLKGFWLQEWKLDQAKYRDWIDYLLALARAGKLKYEMEMVPFNDFHTALEKAMGKQGSRGKQVLKF; encoded by the exons ATGTCTCCGCCGTCTACGGCTGTCGTCTACGATCACCACGGTCCACCTGACACCGTCACTAG aCTCACTGAAATTCCGCCGGTGAAGATCACAGAAAACGACGTGTGCGTTAGAATGCTTGCGGCTCCAATTAATCCTGCAGATATCAACAAAATAGAAG GAGTATATCCAGACCGGTCACCACTACCAACAGTCGGTGGAGGGGAAGGGGTGGGAATTGTACATTCTGTTGGCTCTGCTGTTAAGGCTCTATCCCCGGGAGATTTGGTTATACGTTTTCCTTATATTCAAG GGTCATGGCAAACGTacattgtacaagaacaaagtaTGTGGCACAAAATTGATAAAAGCACACCAATAGAATATGCTGCCACTGTTTCTGTTAATCCAGTGAGCGCCTTGAGAATGCTCGATGAGTTTGTTACTTTAAAACCAG GAGACTCGATTGTGCAAAATGGAGCCACAAGCATTACGGGGCAATGTATTATTCAGCTAGCTCGACTTCGTGGAATTCATAGCATTAATATCATAAGAGATAAGCCAGGATCTGATgaagtaaaagaaagattaatgAAACTTGGTGCTGATAAGGTGTTTACTGAGAAAGAGTTGGATGTCAAACGTGTCAAAAATCTCCTG GGTGATATATCTGAACCTATTTTGGGTTTGAACTGTGTTGGTGGCAATGCTGCTACTTTGGTTGTCAAATTCTTGAA GCAAGGTGGTACTATGGTTACATATGGAGGGATGTCGAAAGAACCTGTTACtgtttctacttcatatttcatATTCAAG GATATTACGTTGAAAGGATTCTGGTTACAAGAATGGAAATTAGATCAAGCAAAATATAGGGATTGGATCGATTATCTCTTGGCCCTAGCTCGTGCTGGAAAACTGAAATATGA